A window from Mangifera indica cultivar Alphonso chromosome 2, CATAS_Mindica_2.1, whole genome shotgun sequence encodes these proteins:
- the LOC123208778 gene encoding plant cysteine oxidase 2-like yields the protein MTMEGALIERRRERVEHVNKVGYAHKPIKKKRRKTRIQRYVKPKVPRALQELFVACRDVFKGPGTVPAPCDVNKLCKILDNMKPEDVGLSNRLQKIFNAQDAVKVKGSPIVTSTTVYKCSNFSLCLFFLPATAVIPLHNHPEMTVFSKLLLGTMHIKSYDLVDPVPSHDSMQHSQRRLARLVADKDFTSPCDTSVLYPTTGGNIHEFTAITTCAVLDVLGPPYSKEDGRDGSHYKEVPFCAVSNGENSVKEEEGECYVWLEETEVPENSHMDEIEYLGPQIDDK from the exons ATGACGATGGAAGGCGCGCTGATTGAGCgaagaagagaaagagttgAGCATGTGAACAAGGTTGGATATGCTCATAAACCTATCAAAAAGAAGAGACGAAAAACCAGAATTCAAAGATATGTAAAGCCTAAGGTCCCTCGGGCGCTGCAAGAATTGTTTGTTGCTTGTAGAGATGTGTTCAAAGGCCCCGGCACTGTGCCTGCTCCTTGTGATGTCAACAAGTTGTGCAAAATTCTTG ATAATATGAAGCCAGAGGATGTTGGGCTAAGCAATAGGCTGCAGAAGATCTTCAATGCTCAAGATGCAGTTAAAGTTAAAGGGTCTCCAATTGTGACGTCCACCACAGTATACAAGTGTTCGAATTTTTCG CTATGCCTCTTCTTTCTTCCTGCAACTGCTGTCATCCCCTTGCATAACCATCCTGAAATGACTGTGTTCAGCAAACTCCTCCTGGGAACAATGCACATCAAATCCTATGATTTGGTTGATCCTGTGCCCTCCCATGACTCAATGCAACATTCACAAC GTAGACTGGCAAGGTTAGTAGCTGACAAAGATTTCACTTCTCCGTGCGACACTTCTGTATTGTATCCAACCACTGGCGGCAACATCCACGAATTCACTGCTATTACAACGTGTGCAGTACTCGATGTGCTTGGCCCTCCCTATTCAAAAGAGGATGGTCGAGACGGCTCACACTACAAGGAGGTTCCATTCTGTGCAGTTTCAA ATGGAGAAAATTCAGTGAAAGAAGAGGAGGGTGAGTGTTATGTATGGCTGGAAGAGACTGAAGTGCCGGAGAATTCACATATGGATGAAATTGAGTATTTGGGTCCACAGATTGATGATAAATAG